A segment of the Candidatus Izimaplasma bacterium HR1 genome:
TGTTTCTCGTTTTCGTACTCTTAACATTGTGATACCTTGTATTGGGTTGTCACTTATAAAGTTGTTTCTTACTGAAAAGTTAAGGCATTGTTTGAGTAATCCTATACGCTTGTTTATTGTATTGTTGCTTATACCTTTTAGCTTTTGTAATTCGATAAAATCATACATTACGGATAGTGTTATATCTTTAGTCATGTATATCTTTCTAGAATCTAAATACCTGCATACTATTTCTAGGTGTTTTGATTCATAATCGTAAGTACCTAATCGCTTTGTGTACTTTGAATTCTTTAAGAATAAATGTATTAAATTATCTATCGTTATTGTCTTGTTAGTTTCCTTTGTAAGTAGTTCTACTATACGGTTTAAATCATTCATACTAAACACCTCTTATTTATAATTATTTTTTATTATTTGTAAAGTGAGGGAAATGTGTCACATTGTCTAGTAATAGTGACACGCTCTCAAGACTCTATCTCATAGGGGGCACTTTTGCCCCCTTATGAATAACCCCCAGAGTCAAAAGATTGTTTATAAGACTACCGCACTCGTGGGACTCGCTTGGGGTTAGAACATTTTTTACCTCACGACCTCGATATGATATAATTGAATGGAAGGAGATGATTGCAATGAGTGATAAAAATTATGCGCAAAGAATTACGAAAAGAGAATATACTTTTTTGAGAAAGTACAAAAGCAAATCTTTTAAGATAGTTGATTACATTAAGTTCAATGATTGTAAAGTAGATATGGAACTTTTTGATTCTCTTAGTTTTTTGAGAAGAGACCCATTAATGTATATTGATGACGACTTTCATGATAATAGAATATCCTTGAAAAATATAGGTGTTGAAATAAAAGAGTTTGCTTATAATAAAGTTGAAACTGAAAGAATGCTAAATAATTTTGCTAATGGAAACTATATGTTATCTAGGTATGGACTTTTATTAGTTGAAAATTATGAATACAAGTATTTGCATGAGCAAAGAGATATTAAAAAAACAAGAAGTATGATAATTAACTGGATTGTTTCAATATTAGCAGTAACTATGACTCTGTTTAGTTTGTATCAGTTCGCTTTAATTAATAATCTTAAGTTTTGGTTTATGTAATGTATTTTAGGTCTTTAATAACTATCGAAATATCTGTAACTAAATAATTGACCAAGTATGATTATTATTAAGTTGACTACTTTAATTATATACTTATTTTTTTGATTTTTCAAAGTTGTGGGGTTCAAATCCCCTCAACTCCACCAATATTATGGCTTAATTAAGCGCTAGAGACTGAATGTCAGTTGATGGGGCTTTTTTATTTGGTCAATAAAAAACTACAGTTTCGTAAGTGGGGAGTATGCATTGTGTTGTTTGCTTAAATTTTCCCTCTCAAGATGTAAATATTTTTGTGTAGTTTGTAGATTTGAATGACCAAGTGTTTTCCTTACGAATTCTAAGTTCGCTCCGTTTTGTAAGCACATAGTTGCGTAAGTATGTCTCCATTTATGAGGGCTGATACTTTGATTGATATTTAGTGTTTTGGCGATATCGCTTAATAGATGATTTACATATCTTGGATATATTTTCCCTTCAGTTCTAAACTCAATAATTAGAAGCCCATATTTGCGATTTAAGAGTTTTAAATACTCCTCTAATATCTCACTAGTTTTTTGTGAAATAAATACAGTACGGTCTTCGGAAGTCTTAGTATAAGTTAAATTGATTGTATTCTCTGATAGGTTTAAGTTCTCAATCTTTAAATGCACTAGCTCACTCAATCTCATACCAGTATCTAGAAGTAAATACACTATTGCTTTATTTCTTAAATTTAGTGGTGTGGGTTTCAAGTGATCTAGATAGTAGAGGATATCCAATATTATGTATCTTGGTATAGTGATTGTTTCTCGTTTTCGTACTCTTAACATTGTGATACCTTGTATTGGGTTGTCACTTATAAAGTTGTTTCTTACTGAAAAGTTAAGGCATTGTTTGAGTAATCCTATACGCTTGTTTATTGTATTGTTGCTTATACCTTTTAGCTTTTGTAATTCGATAAAATCATACATTACGGATAGTGTTATATCTTTAGTCATGTATATCTTTCTAGAATCTAAATACCTGCATACTATTTCTAGGTGTTTTGATTCATAATCGTAAGTACCTAATCGCTTTGTGTACTTTGAATTCTTTAAGAATAAATGTATTAAATTATCTATCGTTATTGTCTTGTTAGTTTCCTTTGTAAGTAGTTCTACTATACGGTTTAAATCATTCATACTAAACACCTCTTATTTATAATTATTTTTTATTATTTGTAAAGTGAGGGAAATGTGTCACATTGTCTAGTAATAGTGACACGCTCTCAAGACTCTATCTCATAGGGGGCACTTTTGCCCCCTTATGAATAACCCCCAGAGTCAAAAGATTGTTTATAAGACTACCGCACTCGTGGGACTCGCTTGGGGTTAGAACATTTTTTACCTCACGACCTCGATATGATATAATTGAATGGAAGGAGATGATTGCAATGAGTGATAAAAATTATGCGCAAAGAATTACGAAAAGAGAATATACTTTTTTGAGAAAGTACAAAAGCAAATCTTTTAAGATAGTTGATTACATTAAGTTCAATGATTGTAAAGTAGATATGGAACTTTTTGATTCTCTTAGTTTTTTGAGAAGAGACCCATTAATGTATATTGATGACGACTTTCATGATAATAGAATATCCTTGAAAAATATAGGTGTTGAAATAAAAGAGTTTGCTTATAATAAAGTTGAAACTGAAAGAATGCTAAATAATTTTGCTAATGGAAACTATATGTTATCTAGGTATGGACTTTTATTAGTTGAAAATTATGAATACAAGTATTTGCATGAGCAAAGAGATATTAAAAAAACAAGAAGTATGATAATTAACTGGATTGTTTCAATATTAGCAGTAACTATGACTCTGTTTAGTTTGTATCAGTTCGCTTTAATTAATAATCTTAAGTTTTGGTTTATGTAATGTATTTTAGGTCTTTAATAACTATCGAAATATCTGTAACTAAATAATTGACCAAGTATGATTATTATTAAGTTGACTACTTTAATTATATACTTATTTTTTTGATTTTTCAAAGTTGTGGGGTTCAAATCCCCTCAACTCCACCAATATTACCCGCGTCCGAGAATTTCAGATGGTTTTAATTAGCCGTTAATGGAATCCTCGGTTTTTTATTTACCCAAAATCGAAGCAAAAATGATGCTCGAAATTGGTGTTTTCTCGTTCCAGCACTGTTGCAATAGGGAAAACGAGATTTTTAACAAGTCGAACCCGCGTCCAAAAACACATTATTGAACCGGATTAAATAGCCTTATTAGAGTATTGAGAGATATTTGTTATATGATTTACTATGTGAGCAGTAAAACTAAGGGAGTAGAGGGAAGTGGAACAAAAATATTTTAAATTTTTAATTCAATTTTATACATTGACAGATTAGGTATAAGGTGATACTATATACCTAACTAGATTAGGTAAGGAGAGAGAAAAATGCATAAAAAAATTAGGGAATATGTTGATTTTAAATTGAAAAGTGATCATTCAGAAGATCATGAAGAGAAAAAAGAAGAAATTATTTCAAATATCATTGATAGATATGATGAGTTGTATGAAAAAACAAAGGATAAATCTTACTCATATGTAGAGGCAATAAAAACATTTGGTGATTTTCCCGCTGATTCTACCGATGAAGATTCATACAAACCGCTGGTTGCAGAAATGTTTTTGGTTTCAGCAACTGTAATTTCAGTTATTAGTTTAATTGTTACACTATTAAGCGGTGTTGCAGGAGCGATTGTAGTTGGGATAAGTATTACATTGTATGCTGTTGGAGCTGTCTACCTTTATCAATATAGTAAATTTATTCAAAGAGAAGAGTACGATATTCAAAAATATACATCATTTATAGATAAAGTTTTTTCATATATGAAAACTAATTTTGTATTTTGGGCTATATCACTTTCATTGATTTTCACAAGAATGATTTATGGTATTGTAGTACTATTTGCAACTGTAATGACTATGGATACATTAGGTATAGAAGATTTTTATGGTATTATTACTTTCTCAGTCATTGGATTCTTAATTGTTTTTGCAATTATAGGTTCATTGTTCATAGGCTTATATCGAAGATTAATAAAAAAATATACAGACTTATCAGGTAATAATGATGTAAAATCAATTGGATTAAAAGCAAAAGAGTTTATTACTCACAATTATACTCAGAAGAAAAATATCTTTCTGAGAAAGTGGTTTTATCCAGTATTACATCTTATAATATCTTTAATTTTACTCATTGATATTAATGTTGTATCGGATAGTTCTGAATATGAGTGGTATGTTTTATCTCGATTTTTCATTATTGAAAACCTTATAATTATCTGTTTGTATTTACTATTAACTATACTCATAGTACTTGGTAAAATTAAATACCATCTATTAATTCCGATAATAAATATACTTATTTCAGTTATAGTATTTATTGTCTGGATTGCCCTTGAATCAACTAGAAGTATAAGTAGTGTGAATGGACCAATATTCTTCTTTGTAGGGATTGTATTCATTTTACTATTTATAATTGATTTCAATCTTAACAGGAAAATAAAATGAGTTTAAACGGTGATTCATTAAGAGGTCACACTGATATGATGCTACTAAGTATAATAAGTGATAAAGATTCTTATGGGTATGAGATAAACAAAAAAATTGAGGATATGACAAATAGTGATTTTGTTTTCACTGAAGCAACTCTTTACACTAGTTTTAAAAGATTAGTTAAACTAGATTATCTTAAAACATATTGGCTTGAAAGCACTTCTAACAAAAAAAGAAAATATTACTCAATCACTAATAAAGGTAAAAGTATGCTCGAAAAGCAAATACACGAATGGAATTCAACAAAAGAACTTATTGATCAAATCATTAGGAAATGATATTATTCTATAAATTTCAAATGATTTGAAAATCCAAGTATTGCTCTTTATTATTGCACAGGGGGTCACTTTTACTCAACTCCACCATTAGTACCCGCGTCCGAGAATTTCAGATGGCCTTTAATTAGCCGTTAATGGAATCCTCGGTTTTTTATTTACCCAAAATTACAGGGAAAATGTAGCTCGGAATCGGTGTTTTTTCATTCTAGCCCTATTGCAATAGGGAAAATTAGAAATTTAACGAATCGAACCCGCGTCCAAAAGGAAGTCTTAGAATCATGATTCATGTAATAAAACTGAGGGAGTATAGGGATTTTAAGATACTTAATCTAGATTATTGTAAATATCAAAGATTTCTGACTTTTTAAATATATATATGGTTAATTAAGTAAATTTGGAGGTGGTGAGAATATGAGAAATGATAGAACAATGAAAATAATTATTTCGAGCATTCTTATATTCTATACAATAATTCAAGTTTTTTATTTTGCTCAAATTGATATAATACCAACTGGTATTTTTACTTATAAAACATTAATGAATATCCTGTTTTTTGTTCTAGAATTATGCATCTTGGTGGGATTAAGTATTCTTATAACATATATATTACCAATAGTTTGTATAGTAAAAATATATAGACTGAATATTGCACTTAGTGAAACAAGCTTCCCGAAAGCAATTAAGCAAGTTTACGCAAAAAAGAGCTTAACTCTAGTTAATAAAAACAAGTTGCAAAAGCTTCAAGTGATTAGATGTTGATCGTATTTTGGTTTGTAAAAGAAATCTAAAATACGAGAGGAGAAATTATTATTAAATATATTAAGAAATATTATACGATATTACTTTTAGTTATCGTGGTGATTTTTTGGTTTACACCTAGATATAACCAACTATTGTATGTTACTAAGCATACACTTACTTTTCTATTATTAGGACTATTAAGTATTAAAATAACAATGGCATTATTTAAACGCAATTTAGATAGAAACAGTGACGTTTTCCAAGAGAAGCGGTTAATCTTTTTTAGAATTATAACAGTTGTATCAATAGTGACATCGCTAACGGTAATCTTAATAACACAAAGAAATTATATTATGGAGGCAGAAACACCACCTATCCAGAGATGTTATTATTACGATGAGTTTGGAAATTATATCCATGGTTCTCGATTAATGTATAATTGTCCAGAACCTGTAGTAGTTAAAACAGAAGACTCTTTAATTATGACTTTTGAATATAATTATTTTGGTAGCGGTAATGGATACAATGGTTTATCAGGAACTGGTATGACAGGTTACCAGTATCGGAAAGTGGATACTGGCGGATCAAAGATCAGGGTTGAGGTCAGATACACAGATGATAATATTATTGAGTATTATCGCTTACAGGAGATTAGTAATTACTATGCAGATGACTATACCAAAGATGAATCTATAAGTGACTTTGATAAGGCTTTTACACTTGTAAATCAGACATTAGTCTCAAATTATTATGAAGTAATTATTGAAACAGAGTTTGGTTCTGAAGATATAATACAAAACAAAAAGAATTTCAGATTAACAGGGGTTATTGATGGGGTTTCTGATATAACAGATTTTCCATTTCATGATTTCAGTGCAGATGAACCAGACTATGAAACAGAATATCGAGTTGAATATGAGTTAGCTGAAGAAAATACCTATGAATTTAAATTCTATGAAGATGTACCTTCAAGAGATTCTTATAGTATAGAATCAAAGTATGAGGGATTTGTATCAAACATCTTTTCTGGATATAGGATCTATTTTGAAAATGAACAAACAGATTTAGGAGAAAATATGTACTCATCTCAAATGTATAACTTTACGATTAATAGTTGGGATAATACATCGTCATATGTGAGAAAGTATTATCAAAGCCTTTGGGATTACGATTTCACTAATTTGAAAGAAACTGAATTATCAGTTTTAACAGAGAAAAACTATATTAGTCTAGAAAATTCTCAGAATGAGATTACATCGAGTTATGATGTTGATAACTATAATGGATTTACATTTTTCGAGTATAATTACAAGACGTGTTTATTATATGAAACTGATTATGGATATCTTATTGAAGAATATGGAAATGATGGAATAAAAGATGAATCAGAGTTAAGCAGTACCATAGGAGAAATTGGGCATGTTAATAGTGGACCAGATGATAATATTATTGGTTTTGACAATCAAACACATTTATTTTATGAAGATGCACCAATGTTTGATTACAACCCTATCTTCAAATACTTGCTTTTATTAACTGAATAAAATATTTAAAATGGTTTATTTTGAACAGAAATGTAATTATTCCAAGTAACACTAAAGAAACATTAAACTCCCTATTATTTAGGGAGTTTTTATTGCAATTTAATGGATCAAAAATGAAACTGATATTTACTTAATAGTTTTCTTCAACTTTACTCATCATTATTGGGAAAGGGGTTGGTCCAAACTCAACTCCACCAATAGTACCCGCGTCCGAGAATTTCAGATGGCTTTAATTAGCCGTTAATGGAATCCTCGGTTTTTTATTTACCCAAAATTATAGTGAAAACTGACAAAAAAATCGGTGTTTTTTCTCGCCAGCCCTATTACAATAGGGAAATTTCAAATTTTAACGAGTCGAACCCGTGTCCTAAAAAGCATGGAAAAAGGTCCAATCAGACTATATCTACGCTTTTTTAATAAGGACGATAAAATTGTAAAGTATATATGAAAAAACAGAGGGAGTTAAGGGAACTGATTCATTTAAACGGATTTGAAAAATGCTATTGACTTATAACTGTATCCATTGTATGATAACAGTAGAACGAGGTGATTTTGTGAATCTAAATGTGTCATTGTATTCTGATAAACCAATATATGAGCAACTAAAAGATCAACTGAAAAAGGCTATTATCAAAGGTGAATTAGAGAAACACTATAAATTGCCTAGTGTAAGAGTCTTGTCAAAAGAATTGCAGATTGGAATAGTGACTGTAAAAAGAGCTTATGATGATCTTGTAAATGAAGGGTTTGTTTTTAGCCAATCAGCGAGAGGTTACTTTGTAAGTGAAATTGATCTTGATAAAGTACAAGATATGTATTTATCTAGAATTAATGATTTGCTTGATGAAGTTGTTCGCCTAAAAGATGATGCTAATATTGATTTTCAAGTACTTGAGGGGATATTAAAGCAAAAGGGAGATGGACAAAATGAATAGTATTGAAACTAATAAATTGTGTGCCAAAATTGGTGATTTTGAACTGAAAGATATCGATTTACAGATACCAGAAGGTTCTATTGTAGGTTTGATTGGGAGGAATGGTGCAGGTAAAACTACTCTATTCAAGACATTACATGGATCATACATTAAAACTTCAGGAGATTTAAAGTTATCCGGATTGAACTATATAGACAATGAGAAAGAAATTCGAACTAATGTGGCAGTTGTTTATGATTTCTTTAATGGTAATCCATATGCGAAAGTAAAGTGGCTAAGAAAAATTTACGTTCAAAGTCACCCGAATTTTGACTTGAAATTATTCGATGAATTAATAAAACGATTCAACATTGATTTAAAGAAGAGAGTTAGTAGCTTATCACTAGGAATGCAAAAGAAACTTATGCTTATACTAGCTATTTCAGTTCATCCTACAACACTTTTATTAGATGAACCGTTAATAGGAATCGATCCAATTGATAAACAAGAGTTCATCAATATAATCCAGTCTTATATGGAGAATGAGAAGCATTCCATTATATGGTCTAGCCACCAAATTGATGATGTTCAAAAGATTGCGGATTATATTGCATTTATGAATGAAGGGGAGATCGTATTATTTGAGGATAAGGAAACATTACTAGACAAATATAAAATGATTACATTAGCTGAAAATGATAGGAACAGTGTGATACTTATTAATCCAAAAAGCACTCCATTTGGAGTTCAAGGACTTGTTCGAACTAAAGACTTAGGAAAGGTTGCAGGTAAACATAATCAGGCTTCATTAGAGCAGATATTTGTTCACCTGTGTGCATAGAGGATAGATATAATGAAAAAATATTTTAAGTATTACAATATATTAAGATTAACAACTCCATCAAAAAAGGGTTTTTTCTATACTTTACTTTTTGTACTACTAAACATAATTGTTTATAACAAGTTTGTAAGTCTAACAGACATGTTTACAACAGGTTTTGCAGTGATGTTCTTTTGGTCTTTATTTGCAGTGATTTACTATGTATATCTTATCCAATCAGAATCATCTCATCCGATTTATCAGTTTCCATTAGATAATAAAGATAGGGTAATAAATGGTTACATAAGTGTGTTTTTTACCTTTTTGGGTGTAGTAGTTATAATGGTGCTACTAGCATCTACAACATTATTATTGTTCACACTTCTTACAGACGTGCAAAACAATACAGTAAATGATCCTTTTTATCTCGCTGGTACAATTTATTCAATTGGATACTCATTTATAGTACTTGCTGCATTTATGCCCACAGCTTTCATGATAAATGTGAAGATGAGATATATTCATGGATTTTTATCAATCATGGCTTTGGTAGTATTCAATTACACAATTACTTGGATATTAACTGGTAGATTAAATATAGATGCAAATATGTCAATTAATATGGAAGATACATCATATGGCTTATTTTTATCAATTGTAGTACTGTTCATAAGTGTATTAGCGTTGCTTGTTTCGTACTCAACATCTAAGAAACTATCTAGCTAAGACGTAAAACAGGGGGTCGATTGCACTCAACTCCACCAATATAACAAGTAAATAAAGCGCTTTTAACTGATTGTCAGTTGATGGGGCTTTTTTATTTGGTCAATAAAAAACTACAGTTTCTTAAGTGGGGAGTAGGCATTATGTTGTTCTACTAAATTTTTCCTCTCAAGATGTAAATATTGACAATATACCGGTAACGGGTTAATATAGTATTGAGAGGTGATATCATGAAATATATTGGAACTAAAGAAATATCAAAAAAATGGGGTATCAATGATCGTAGAGTAAGAATATTATGTGAAGAAGGTCGTATTGAAAGTGCGATGAAAGTTGGAAAGAGTTGGTTAATTAGAGAAGATGAGGGGAAACCTTATGATGCAAGAAGAAAAAGTAATAAAGAATATATTGGTTTAGAGTCTGATTTTTCAAATATTGATTTATTGAAAAAAGAAATAGATTCATATAGACCCTTACCGAAAAGAATATCAAAAGGTCTACATGAGAAACTTATAGTTGAGTGGACATATAATAGTAATGCTATTGAGGGCAATACCTTAACTATGTCTGAAACAAAAGTAGTACTTGAAGGCATCACAATTGGTGGTAAAAGTGTTATAGAACATTTAGAAACAATCAATCACAAAGATGCAATATTATTTTTAGAGGAATTAATTTCTGGTAATGAAGAGATATCTGAATGGAATATAAAGAATGTTCACTCTTTAATACTTAAGGACATAGATAATAAAAATGCAGGGAAGTATAGAAATGAGAATGTAATAATAAGTGGAGCAAGTCATATTCCACCTAACCATGTGGTTTTACAAGAACTTATGCAGAAACTAATAATTGAATATAACAAGGAATGGAATGAATTTCATCCAGTTATAAAAGCATGTTTGTTACACGGGGAATTTGTTAAGATACATCCATTCATTGATGGAAATGGTAGAACAGCGAGATTGATATTAAATTTTGAATTAATGAAGTATGGATATACTCCAATAATAATTACAAAGACTAAAAGAGCTGAATATTATGACACATTAGATTATGCTCATACTACAATGGACTACTCTAAATTCATTAAATTAGTCTCGGAATTTGTCGTTGAATCTGAAATGTTATGGTTGAAAGTAATTAGGTAATTGTCATGGACGATGGTATCCTTCAGGGACCCTCAACTCCACCAATAAAAGACTTTAACTAAGGCGTTTTAACTGATTATCAGTTGAGAGGTCTTTTTTAATTGGTCAATAAGAAATCATAGTTTAGATAGTGGGGAGTATGCTTTGTGTTGTTTGCTTAAATTCTCCCTCTCAAGATGTAGATATTTTTATGTGGCAATGTAGTTAGTATGTATTTTCTACCTTCTGAACTCCTATCTGCATTTATTAATTGTTTCAACAATGTGCCTGTTAATTAGTTTGATGTGTGTTGAGCAAATTGATGAAAGGCTATACCTTGTTGTTTGTTATGTGATATAATGTTTTAGAAGAGGTGATAGTATGAGTCCTGAAAGATTTATATTTATGGCAATTTTGTTTATTGTACCTTGTATGTATGGTATATCAATGTTATGGTATTTCTTCATAAGTAAAAAAAGAGGAATCTACTTTATAGAAATTTTAGTATCTGCTGCATCTTTAATAGGTATGATCATGTTATTTTCAATAGCTTATTCTGCAGATATGGGAGATGCACTTGCTGCTTTATTCGGTTCGTTCTTTTTGATACCGGTAATTGTTGGGGCACTAGTTGCTGCATTATTAGTAAAACTCACGATTGTATTTTTGACAGATGTTCAAACTCGCTCAAATCCACAGAATTATAAGAAATAGAGAGCATTCGTGTGCTCTTTTTTTAAAGTCGATTATAGTTCCATAGACTTCATTTACATTTTAAAAACATTGAAACCAAGTACAATTTTGGACTGTAATGTAAATTGAATCCTGGATGTGATTTGCATCGTAGTCATATGATAACTATTTAAATAAGAAGCTTCTCGAAATATATAACAAATTTGGTTAAAGAATAAGGAACATAACATTTTGAATTGCGGAATTACCTAGTGAACTATTTCACAAAATATGATAGAATTTGATTCTACACATATTAATATAAATTAAAGAGAGAAGTGAGAATATGAGTATTGAAAAGCAAAATTATAAAATGACAATTTCATATGATGGCACACATTATAAAGGATGGCAACGACTGAAAAATGACGAGAAATCGATTCAATTTAAGATAGAAAGAGTCTTGTCTGAATTATATAAATCTGAGATTAAGATAATTGGTTCAGGAAGAACTGATGCTGGAGTACACGCATTGTGTCAAATAGCTAACTTTCATGCAGAGAATGCTTATTCTACGGAAGAGATTTATAGATATGTAAATCACTATCTTCCTGAGGATATTGCAGTTAGTAATATTGAAATAATGGATGAGCAATTTCATTCTAGATTCAATGTTTCTGAAAAACACTATCAATATAAAATTTGGAATGGAATTCATTCTAGTGTTTTTGAAAGAAAAAATAGTTATTGGGTAAAAGACTCTTTAAATATAAGCAAAATGAGAGAAGCCTCTAAATTATTAATTGGTAAACATAATTTTCTTGGGTTTTCCTCTAAAAGTAAAAAGAAAAATACAATTAAGGATATTTATAACATAAATATCTCAAGTGAAGGATCAATGATTTCTATCGACATATTTGGAGAAGGTTTCTTATATAATATGGTTAGAATTATTGTTGGTACACTTATCGAGATCGGGCAATCAAAAAAAGACATTGATGTAATTCAGCAAATTTTTTCAAGTGGAATCCGTGAAGAAGCAGGCTTTACAGTTCCTGGAAAAGGATTGTGTTTGGTTAATGTA
Coding sequences within it:
- a CDS encoding Fic/DOC family protein, whose protein sequence is MKYIGTKEISKKWGINDRRVRILCEEGRIESAMKVGKSWLIREDEGKPYDARRKSNKEYIGLESDFSNIDLLKKEIDSYRPLPKRISKGLHEKLIVEWTYNSNAIEGNTLTMSETKVVLEGITIGGKSVIEHLETINHKDAILFLEELISGNEEISEWNIKNVHSLILKDIDNKNAGKYRNENVIISGASHIPPNHVVLQELMQKLIIEYNKEWNEFHPVIKACLLHGEFVKIHPFIDGNGRTARLILNFELMKYGYTPIIITKTKRAEYYDTLDYAHTTMDYSKFIKLVSEFVVESEMLWLKVIR
- the yvoA_1 gene encoding HTH-type transcriptional repressor YvoA produces the protein MLLTYNCIHCMITVERGDFVNLNVSLYSDKPIYEQLKDQLKKAIIKGELEKHYKLPSVRVLSKELQIGIVTVKRAYDDLVNEGFVFSQSARGYFVSEIDLDKVQDMYLSRINDLLDEVVRLKDDANIDFQVLEGILKQKGDGQNE
- the truA_2 gene encoding tRNA pseudouridine synthase A; protein product: MSIEKQNYKMTISYDGTHYKGWQRLKNDEKSIQFKIERVLSELYKSEIKIIGSGRTDAGVHALCQIANFHAENAYSTEEIYRYVNHYLPEDIAVSNIEIMDEQFHSRFNVSEKHYQYKIWNGIHSSVFERKNSYWVKDSLNISKMREASKLLIGKHNFLGFSSKSKKKNTIKDIYNINISSEGSMISIDIFGEGFLYNMVRIIVGTLIEIGQSKKDIDVIQQIFSSGIREEAGFTVPGKGLCLVNVTYN
- the ytrB_1 gene encoding ABC transporter ATP-binding protein YtrB, with the protein product MNSIETNKLCAKIGDFELKDIDLQIPEGSIVGLIGRNGAGKTTLFKTLHGSYIKTSGDLKLSGLNYIDNEKEIRTNVAVVYDFFNGNPYAKVKWLRKIYVQSHPNFDLKLFDELIKRFNIDLKKRVSSLSLGMQKKLMLILAISVHPTTLLLDEPLIGIDPIDKQEFINIIQSYMENEKHSIIWSSHQIDDVQKIADYIAFMNEGEIVLFEDKETLLDKYKMITLAENDRNSVILINPKSTPFGVQGLVRTKDLGKVAGKHNQASLEQIFVHLCA
- a CDS encoding lineage-specific thermal regulator protein — translated: MSLNGDSLRGHTDMMLLSIISDKDSYGYEINKKIEDMTNSDFVFTEATLYTSFKRLVKLDYLKTYWLESTSNKKRKYYSITNKGKSMLEKQIHEWNSTKELIDQIIRK
- the xerC_3 gene encoding Tyrosine recombinase XerC; amino-acid sequence: MNDLNRIVELLTKETNKTITIDNLIHLFLKNSKYTKRLGTYDYESKHLEIVCRYLDSRKIYMTKDITLSVMYDFIELQKLKGISNNTINKRIGLLKQCLNFSVRNNFISDNPIQGITMLRVRKRETITIPRYIILDILYYLDHLKPTPLNLRNKAIVYLLLDTGMRLSELVHLKIENLNLSENTINLTYTKTSEDRTVFISQKTSEILEEYLKLLNRKYGLLIIEFRTEGKIYPRYVNHLLSDIAKTLNINQSISPHKWRHTYATMCLQNGANLEFVRKTLGHSNLQTTQKYLHLERENLSKQHNAYSPLTKL